The following coding sequences lie in one Aquabacterium olei genomic window:
- a CDS encoding c-type cytochrome, which produces MKRFSNLIALASVALSLSGLAHGAETKAAKPDLAAGEAKATAVCSACHAIDGSRGLSANPILQGQHADYLVKQLMEFKEGKRKNAVMNGMAAPLTPEDMRNLAAFYASKKAPVGTAKNKDLVATGERIYRGGIAKKGVPACAGCHSPNGVGIPSQYPRLGGQHADYVKAQLVAFRQGERTNNAQMTAISANLSDKEIEALADYVAGLR; this is translated from the coding sequence ATGAAGCGCTTCTCGAACCTGATTGCCCTTGCCTCGGTGGCCCTGTCCCTGTCCGGTCTGGCCCATGGCGCAGAGACCAAAGCCGCCAAGCCCGATCTGGCCGCGGGTGAAGCCAAGGCCACGGCCGTGTGCTCGGCCTGTCACGCCATCGACGGTTCGCGCGGGCTGTCGGCCAACCCCATCCTGCAGGGGCAGCACGCCGATTACCTGGTGAAGCAGCTGATGGAGTTCAAGGAAGGCAAGCGCAAGAACGCCGTGATGAACGGCATGGCCGCCCCGCTGACGCCGGAAGACATGCGCAACCTCGCGGCTTTCTACGCCAGCAAGAAGGCCCCCGTGGGCACCGCCAAGAACAAGGATCTGGTGGCCACCGGCGAACGCATCTACCGCGGTGGCATCGCCAAGAAGGGCGTGCCGGCCTGCGCGGGCTGCCACAGCCCGAATGGCGTGGGCATCCCGTCGCAGTACCCCCGCCTGGGTGGCCAGCACGCTGACTACGTGAAGGCCCAGTTGGTCGCTTTCCGTCAGGGTGAGCGCACCAACAACGCCCAGATGACGGCGATCTCCGCCAACCTGAGCGACAAGGAAATCGAGGCCCTGGCCGACTACGTGGCCGGCCTGCGCTGA
- a CDS encoding cytochrome c biogenesis protein ResB — protein sequence MSALPTSAPSAPPIRPPRTSWQREALELLASMRFAIALLTVICIASAIGTVVKQGEPLVNYVDQFGPFWADVFGSLGLYHVYSSVWFLVILAFLVVSTSLCIARNTPKILTDWRTHKEHVRASALKAFHHRAEGHLPQPLAQTQDQVARLLASQGWSVKTQVRTDGAEQGVMFGARLGAANKLGYIAAHSAIVLVCLGGLFDGDLIIKVQAWANKLQPFQGRIESDRGRLSVDNPAYRGQLFVPEGQRSSAAVVNLPDGMLVQPLPFEVELKRFKVDYYDTGMPKRFASDIVIHDARTKTSKPFTVEVNHPVVYDGVTIFQSSFEDGGSQLKLKARGLGGGPEPERVLDARVNGEAFSIPNAWWVSQGGGAGVGDVRLEVTELRVINVEDLSAARQGPVAEAEEADAAASAAGGKDVRGVNLSGITQHLGSGARGAKAKQLTNIGPSVSYKLRDAAGQAREFQNYMAPVTLDGQAVFLLGVRDTPAEAFRFLRVPADDQMSIEGWVRLRRHLSQPALRAEAARRFGRMAAPASRTDLQDQLADSARRALELFAGATSPKAAAAATTGAAASAPSAPAPGAGALMGTDAPPQGGLQALQDFITAVVPEPDRPRTAETLMRILNGALFELANVGREQAGLAPLRPDSPAALAFMTQSVLSLSDAVFYPAPVVFTLDGFEQKQASVFQVTRTPGRNVVYLGCVLLIVGVFAMLYIRERRLWVWLQDDGQGGSAVRLALSSTRQTLDTDREFDRLRDALLGPTPAASTGAPDARA from the coding sequence ATGAGTGCCCTCCCGACCTCCGCGCCTTCTGCCCCCCCGATCCGTCCGCCGCGCACCTCCTGGCAGCGCGAGGCGCTGGAGTTGCTGGCCTCGATGCGCTTTGCCATCGCCCTGCTGACGGTGATCTGCATCGCCTCGGCCATAGGCACGGTGGTCAAGCAGGGCGAGCCACTGGTCAACTACGTCGACCAGTTCGGGCCATTCTGGGCGGATGTGTTCGGCTCGCTGGGGCTGTACCACGTCTACAGCTCGGTCTGGTTTCTGGTGATCCTGGCGTTTCTGGTGGTCTCCACCAGCCTGTGCATTGCCCGCAATACCCCGAAGATCCTGACCGACTGGCGCACGCACAAGGAACATGTGCGGGCCAGCGCGCTGAAGGCCTTCCATCACCGTGCCGAGGGGCATCTGCCCCAGCCGCTGGCGCAGACGCAGGACCAGGTCGCCCGGCTGCTGGCGAGCCAGGGCTGGTCCGTCAAGACGCAGGTGCGCACCGACGGGGCCGAGCAGGGCGTGATGTTCGGGGCGCGCCTGGGGGCGGCCAACAAGCTGGGCTACATCGCGGCCCACAGCGCCATCGTGCTGGTGTGCCTGGGCGGCCTGTTCGACGGCGACCTGATCATCAAGGTGCAGGCGTGGGCCAACAAGCTGCAGCCCTTCCAGGGACGGATCGAGTCCGACCGCGGGCGACTGTCGGTGGACAACCCGGCCTACCGGGGGCAGCTCTTCGTGCCCGAGGGTCAGCGCAGCAGCGCGGCGGTGGTCAACCTGCCCGATGGCATGCTCGTGCAGCCGCTGCCCTTCGAGGTCGAGCTCAAGCGCTTCAAGGTGGACTACTACGACACGGGCATGCCCAAGCGCTTTGCCAGCGACATCGTGATCCACGATGCGCGCACGAAGACGAGCAAGCCGTTCACGGTCGAGGTGAACCACCCGGTGGTGTACGACGGCGTGACGATCTTCCAGTCGAGCTTCGAAGACGGGGGCTCGCAGCTGAAGTTGAAGGCGCGCGGGCTGGGCGGCGGGCCCGAGCCGGAGCGCGTGCTGGATGCGCGCGTGAATGGCGAGGCCTTCTCCATTCCGAATGCGTGGTGGGTGAGCCAGGGCGGGGGCGCCGGCGTCGGTGACGTGCGCCTGGAGGTGACCGAGCTGCGTGTGATCAACGTGGAAGACCTGAGTGCGGCCCGGCAGGGCCCGGTGGCGGAGGCCGAGGAGGCCGACGCAGCCGCTTCGGCCGCGGGTGGCAAGGATGTGCGGGGCGTGAATCTGAGCGGCATCACGCAGCACCTGGGCTCGGGCGCGCGTGGGGCAAAAGCCAAGCAGCTGACCAACATCGGCCCCTCGGTCAGCTACAAGCTGCGCGATGCGGCGGGCCAGGCGCGCGAGTTCCAGAACTACATGGCGCCGGTCACGCTGGACGGCCAGGCCGTGTTCCTTCTGGGCGTGCGGGACACGCCGGCGGAGGCCTTCCGGTTCCTGCGGGTGCCGGCCGATGACCAGATGTCGATCGAGGGCTGGGTGCGGCTGCGTCGCCACCTGAGCCAGCCGGCCCTGCGTGCGGAGGCGGCTCGCCGCTTCGGCCGCATGGCCGCTCCGGCCAGTCGCACTGACCTGCAAGACCAGCTGGCCGACTCGGCGCGGCGTGCGCTGGAGTTGTTTGCCGGGGCGACGTCGCCGAAGGCGGCGGCTGCAGCCACGACGGGGGCGGCGGCATCCGCGCCGTCTGCACCAGCACCGGGGGCCGGGGCCCTGATGGGCACGGATGCGCCGCCGCAAGGCGGGCTGCAGGCGCTGCAGGACTTCATCACGGCCGTGGTGCCCGAGCCGGACCGCCCGCGCACGGCCGAGACGCTGATGCGCATCCTCAACGGGGCGCTGTTCGAGTTGGCCAACGTGGGCCGTGAGCAGGCCGGGCTGGCGCCGTTGCGCCCGGATTCGCCGGCCGCGCTGGCCTTCATGACGCAGTCGGTGCTGTCGCTGTCGGATGCCGTGTTCTACCCGGCGCCGGTCGTCTTCACGCTCGATGGCTTCGAGCAGAAGCAGGCCAGCGTCTTCCAGGTGACGCGCACGCCGGGTCGCAATGTGGTCTATCTGGGTTGCGTGTTGCTGATCGTCGGCGTCTTTGCCATGCTCTACATCCGCGAGCGTCGCCTGTGGGTGTGGCTGCAGGACGATGGCCAGGGCGGCAGCGCCGTGCGCCTGGCCCTGTCGTCGACGCGCCAGACGCTGGACACCGACCGAGAATTCGACCGCCTGCGCGACGCCCTGCTGGGCCCGACGCCGGCCGCATCCACCGGCGCCCCCGACGCCCGTGCCTGA